One Malania oleifera isolate guangnan ecotype guangnan chromosome 10, ASM2987363v1, whole genome shotgun sequence genomic region harbors:
- the LOC131166109 gene encoding E3 ubiquitin-protein ligase ATL4, with the protein MNPGGFAIAAFVISGAVIVTSAIYFLLRLISNRCNPDDDDLAVVPAAPSFLSSSGSSRVSPDAPPLVEALPAFTFSTVTGAAKDRDCAICLAIFQPHDRLRLLPICCHAFHAGCIDAWLVANQTCPLCRCAIHASESDIAKRLQSLSESAVTGNESFRVEIGNVSLPRRPEDDAGDGWRSFSIGSLRYVVDEESEIAAGSVHRAVLSDKDEDASQGPEPPGPELAGEVARERSWLREYVERLASTASSSSFRSSSRFFTGSSRRTETPAVDVALCDLEANRIGHEISEMFRWFSSL; encoded by the coding sequence ATGAATCCCGGAGGCTTCGCCATCGCCGCTTTCGTAATTTCCGGCGCCGTCATCGTTACATCCGCCATCTACTTCCTCCTGCGGCTGATCTCTAACCGATGCAACCCCGACGACGACGACCTGGCCGTCGTCCCCGCCGCCCCCAGCTTCCTCAGCTCCTCCGGAAGCAGCCGCGTCTCCCCTGACGCGCCGCCTCTGGTCGAGGCACTCCCGGCGTTCACGTTCAGCACAGTCACCGGCGCCGCCAAGGACCGCGACTGCGCCATCTGCCTCGCGATTTTTCAGCCGCACGATCGGCTCCGCCTGCTGCCGATCTGCTGCCACGCGTTTCACGCCGGCTGCATCGATGCCTGGCTCGTCGCGAACCAGACCTGTCCGCTCTGCCGATGCGCCATTCACGCCTCCGAATCGGATATTGCGAAGCGCCTACAGTCGCTGTCGGAAAGCGCCGTCACCGGCAACGAGAGCTTCCGTGTCGAGATCGGCAACGTCAGTCTGCCGCGACGACCGGAGGACGATGCCGGAGACGGTTGGAGGTCTTTCTCCATTGGTTCGCTCCGTTACGTCGTCGATGAGGAATCAGAAATTGCCGCCGGTAGCGTACATCGGGCAGTTTTATCAGACAAGGACGAGGATGCCTCTCAGGGCCCAGAGCCGCCGGGACCGGAATTAGCGGGGGAGGTTGCCAGAGAACGGAGCTGGCTCAGGGAGTACGTGGAGAGGTTGGCTTCGACGGCGTCGTCATCCTCGTTCCGGAGTTCCAGCAGGTTCTTCACCGGAAGCAGCCGCCGGACTGAGACTCCCGCTGTCGACGTTGCGCTCTGCGACCTAGAGGCAAACCGGATTGGACACGAGATTAGTGAGATGTTCCGGTGGTTCTCGAGCCTATGA